In the Leguminivora glycinivorella isolate SPB_JAAS2020 chromosome 14, LegGlyc_1.1, whole genome shotgun sequence genome, one interval contains:
- the LOC125233204 gene encoding mitochondrial glycine transporter B-like isoform X3 yields the protein MDIVANYHPVFKAFLAGSFSGTFSTVLLQPLDLVKTRLQNPGQLVAANVNGRIQPGMITIFANIVRQEHIIGLWRGMVPSVARCVPGVGLYFSSLHWLKAKMGKTRNQDLGALEAVALGVVARSMSGVALIPITVIKTRYESGVYKYTSLTGALKAVYKAEGLRGLSCGLGPTLARDAPFSGLYLMFYTQAKQAVPKEWMQSPTAASAIHFTCGVAAGIAASLVTNPADVLKTKMQLYPDKFPNAFTAALYVHQTYGIKGYFKGAVPRMLRRTLTAAMAWTVFEEITRSIGLK from the exons ATGGATATTGTGGCTAAT TACCATCCGGTGTTCAAGGCGTTCCTGGCCGGTTCCTTCTCCGGGACCTTCAGCACCGTGCTGCTTCAGCCCCTGGACCTGGTGAAGACCCGGCTGCAGAACCCTGGGCAGCTGGTGGCGGCTAACGTCAA TGGCCGCATCCAACCCGGCATGATAACAATTTTCGCCAACATCGTCCGCCAAGAGCACATCATCGGACTATGGCGTGGCATGGTGCCTTCGGTCGCCCGCTGCGTCCCTGGCGTGGGCTTATACTTCTCATCCCTCCACTGGCTGAAAGCTAAAATGGGGAAGACTAGGAATCAAGATCTGGGGGCGTTGGAAGCAGTGGCGCTGGGTGTTGTTGCGCGGAGTATGAGCGGTGTAGCGCTGATACCTATCACTGTGATTAAGACTAG ATACGAATCAGGCGTCTACAAATACACCAGCCTAACCGGAGCCCTGAAGGCAGTATACAAGGCGGAAGGCCTGCGGGGCCTGTCTTGCGGCCTCGGGCCCACGCTGGCAAGGGACGCTCCGTTCTCAGGGCTTTATCTCATGTTCTACACACAGGCTAAACAGGCTGTGCCTAAAG AATGGATGCAGTCTCCAACCGCCGCCAGTGCCATACACTTCACATGCGGCGTCGCAGCGGGCATAGCGGCGTCACTCGTCACCAACCCCGCCGATGTACTCAAAACCAAGATGCAACTGTACCCTGACAAGTTCCCTAACGCCTTCACCGCTGCTCTATACGTACATCAG ACATACGGCATCAAAGGCTACTTCAAAGGTGCAGTGCCCAGAATGCTCCGTCGCACTCTAACCGCCGCGATGGCCTGGACAGTATTTGAAGAGATCACGAGGTCTATAGGCCTCAAATGA
- the LOC125233204 gene encoding mitochondrial glycine transporter-like isoform X4 has product MEYLTQYHPVFKAFLAGSFSGTFSTVLLQPLDLVKTRLQNPGQLVAANVNGRIQPGMITIFANIVRQEHIIGLWRGMVPSVARCVPGVGLYFSSLHWLKAKMGKTRNQDLGALEAVALGVVARSMSGVALIPITVIKTRYESGVYKYTSLTGALKAVYKAEGLRGLSCGLGPTLARDAPFSGLYLMFYTQAKQAVPKEWMQSPTAASAIHFTCGVAAGIAASLVTNPADVLKTKMQLYPDKFPNAFTAALYVHQTYGIKGYFKGAVPRMLRRTLTAAMAWTVFEEITRSIGLK; this is encoded by the exons ATGGAATACTTAACTCAG TACCATCCGGTGTTCAAGGCGTTCCTGGCCGGTTCCTTCTCCGGGACCTTCAGCACCGTGCTGCTTCAGCCCCTGGACCTGGTGAAGACCCGGCTGCAGAACCCTGGGCAGCTGGTGGCGGCTAACGTCAA TGGCCGCATCCAACCCGGCATGATAACAATTTTCGCCAACATCGTCCGCCAAGAGCACATCATCGGACTATGGCGTGGCATGGTGCCTTCGGTCGCCCGCTGCGTCCCTGGCGTGGGCTTATACTTCTCATCCCTCCACTGGCTGAAAGCTAAAATGGGGAAGACTAGGAATCAAGATCTGGGGGCGTTGGAAGCAGTGGCGCTGGGTGTTGTTGCGCGGAGTATGAGCGGTGTAGCGCTGATACCTATCACTGTGATTAAGACTAG ATACGAATCAGGCGTCTACAAATACACCAGCCTAACCGGAGCCCTGAAGGCAGTATACAAGGCGGAAGGCCTGCGGGGCCTGTCTTGCGGCCTCGGGCCCACGCTGGCAAGGGACGCTCCGTTCTCAGGGCTTTATCTCATGTTCTACACACAGGCTAAACAGGCTGTGCCTAAAG AATGGATGCAGTCTCCAACCGCCGCCAGTGCCATACACTTCACATGCGGCGTCGCAGCGGGCATAGCGGCGTCACTCGTCACCAACCCCGCCGATGTACTCAAAACCAAGATGCAACTGTACCCTGACAAGTTCCCTAACGCCTTCACCGCTGCTCTATACGTACATCAG ACATACGGCATCAAAGGCTACTTCAAAGGTGCAGTGCCCAGAATGCTCCGTCGCACTCTAACCGCCGCGATGGCCTGGACAGTATTTGAAGAGATCACGAGGTCTATAGGCCTCAAATGA
- the LOC125233203 gene encoding LOW QUALITY PROTEIN: apyrase (The sequence of the model RefSeq protein was modified relative to this genomic sequence to represent the inferred CDS: inserted 2 bases in 1 codon) translates to MYNYDLEERKMNSSLRDWRKALRTPATYRVGNAVTLQPRLLFLVGMIAAFLLILFYCNWTSSQPHVIQKWSSISRPYNATYPLTKPVVSGDVVTFRIGIVADMDTNSKSSTHPYTFHSYFKKGLLHYDPVKKQVTVVWDSQPATLLXSTYSHKGRGMELSELIVYDGRLLTFDDRSGMVFEIVNNKMIPWVILMDGNGHVEKGFKTEWATVKDEILYVGSMGKEWTTAAGDFQSYDPMWVKVINIHGEVQHLSWINQYKAIRSSIKIKWPGYMIHESGAWSSATHEWKFLPRRCSKMSYNETMDELMGCNYLISADAAFEKIEAVEITKHQHKLGFSSFKFIPGSNDEAIVALKSTEFEGKTATYISAFRTDGTVLLHDTIVENLKYEGLEFI, encoded by the exons ATGTATAACTACGACTTGGAAGAACGAAAAATGAATAGTTCTCTCCGGGACTGGCGCAAAGCGCTGCGTACTCCTGCCACATACAGGGTCGGTAACGCCGTGACATTGCAGCCACGCTTGTTATTTTTAGTCGGAATGATTGCCGCATTTctcttaatattattttattgtaactgGACGAGCAGCCAGCCACATGTTATACAGAAATGGAGTAGTATATCAAGGCCATATAATGCTACTTATCCATTGACGAAACCAGTGGTGTCAGGGGACGTGGTGACGTTTAGAATTGGTATAGTGGCGGATATGGATACTAATTCGAAGAGCAGTACACATCCGTATACATTCCATAGTTATTTCAAGAAAGGGTTGCTGCATTACGACCCGGTGAAGAAGCAAGTGACGGTGGTGTGGGACAGTCAGCCAGCGACACTTCT CTCTACTTATTCTCACAAGGGTAGAGGAATGGAGCTGTCCGAGCTGATTGTGTATGATGGGAGACTACTGACATTTGATGACAGATCAGGAATG GTATTCGAAATAGTGAACAACAAAATGATACCATGGGTGATCCTGATGGACGGAAATGGTCATGTAGAGAAAGGTTTTAAAACGGAGTGGGCAACGGTGAAGGATGAAATACTTTACGTCGGCTCCATGGGTAAAGAGTGGACTACCGCTGCCGGAGATTTCCAGAGTTATGACCCTATGTGGGTGAAGGTCATTAATATTCATGGAGAG GTCCAGCACTTATCCTGGATAAACCAATACAAAGCCATCCGGAGCTCAATCAAAATCAAATGGCCAGGTTACATGATTCACGAGAGCGGAGCCTGGTCGTCCGCTACCCACGAGTGGAAGTTCCTGCCGCGGCGGTGTAGCAAGATGTCTTATAACGAGACTATGGATGAACTCATGGGGTGTAACTATCTTATTAGCGCGGATGCGGCTTTTGAGAAGATTGAGGCTGTAGAG ATAACAAAACACCAGCACAAACTCGGTTTCTCCTCGTTCAAGTTCATCCCTGGCTCCAACGACGAGGCCATAGTAGCCCTAAAAAGCACAGAGTTCGAGGGCAAGACAGCCACATACATATCAGCCTTCAGAACTGATGGCACGGTGTTATTGCACGATACCATAGTAGAAAACTTAAAGTATGAGGGGCTagagtttatataa
- the LOC125233204 gene encoding mitochondrial glycine transporter B-like isoform X2, with protein sequence MQLRRNIGSSIKIKIKKYHPVFKAFLAGSFSGTFSTVLLQPLDLVKTRLQNPGQLVAANVNGRIQPGMITIFANIVRQEHIIGLWRGMVPSVARCVPGVGLYFSSLHWLKAKMGKTRNQDLGALEAVALGVVARSMSGVALIPITVIKTRYESGVYKYTSLTGALKAVYKAEGLRGLSCGLGPTLARDAPFSGLYLMFYTQAKQAVPKEWMQSPTAASAIHFTCGVAAGIAASLVTNPADVLKTKMQLYPDKFPNAFTAALYVHQTYGIKGYFKGAVPRMLRRTLTAAMAWTVFEEITRSIGLK encoded by the exons atgcaactgcgtcgaaatatcgggagctcgataaaaataaaaatcaaaaag TACCATCCGGTGTTCAAGGCGTTCCTGGCCGGTTCCTTCTCCGGGACCTTCAGCACCGTGCTGCTTCAGCCCCTGGACCTGGTGAAGACCCGGCTGCAGAACCCTGGGCAGCTGGTGGCGGCTAACGTCAA TGGCCGCATCCAACCCGGCATGATAACAATTTTCGCCAACATCGTCCGCCAAGAGCACATCATCGGACTATGGCGTGGCATGGTGCCTTCGGTCGCCCGCTGCGTCCCTGGCGTGGGCTTATACTTCTCATCCCTCCACTGGCTGAAAGCTAAAATGGGGAAGACTAGGAATCAAGATCTGGGGGCGTTGGAAGCAGTGGCGCTGGGTGTTGTTGCGCGGAGTATGAGCGGTGTAGCGCTGATACCTATCACTGTGATTAAGACTAG ATACGAATCAGGCGTCTACAAATACACCAGCCTAACCGGAGCCCTGAAGGCAGTATACAAGGCGGAAGGCCTGCGGGGCCTGTCTTGCGGCCTCGGGCCCACGCTGGCAAGGGACGCTCCGTTCTCAGGGCTTTATCTCATGTTCTACACACAGGCTAAACAGGCTGTGCCTAAAG AATGGATGCAGTCTCCAACCGCCGCCAGTGCCATACACTTCACATGCGGCGTCGCAGCGGGCATAGCGGCGTCACTCGTCACCAACCCCGCCGATGTACTCAAAACCAAGATGCAACTGTACCCTGACAAGTTCCCTAACGCCTTCACCGCTGCTCTATACGTACATCAG ACATACGGCATCAAAGGCTACTTCAAAGGTGCAGTGCCCAGAATGCTCCGTCGCACTCTAACCGCCGCGATGGCCTGGACAGTATTTGAAGAGATCACGAGGTCTATAGGCCTCAAATGA
- the LOC125233204 gene encoding mitochondrial glycine transporter B-like isoform X1, whose amino-acid sequence MPQALGAFQNGWAIDTAAPVDLSDNNTEYHPVFKAFLAGSFSGTFSTVLLQPLDLVKTRLQNPGQLVAANVNGRIQPGMITIFANIVRQEHIIGLWRGMVPSVARCVPGVGLYFSSLHWLKAKMGKTRNQDLGALEAVALGVVARSMSGVALIPITVIKTRYESGVYKYTSLTGALKAVYKAEGLRGLSCGLGPTLARDAPFSGLYLMFYTQAKQAVPKEWMQSPTAASAIHFTCGVAAGIAASLVTNPADVLKTKMQLYPDKFPNAFTAALYVHQTYGIKGYFKGAVPRMLRRTLTAAMAWTVFEEITRSIGLK is encoded by the exons ATGCCGCAAGCGCTAGGCGCGTTTCAGAACGGATGGGCGATTGACACAGCTGCGCCGGTTGACCTCAGCGATAACAATACTGAA TACCATCCGGTGTTCAAGGCGTTCCTGGCCGGTTCCTTCTCCGGGACCTTCAGCACCGTGCTGCTTCAGCCCCTGGACCTGGTGAAGACCCGGCTGCAGAACCCTGGGCAGCTGGTGGCGGCTAACGTCAA TGGCCGCATCCAACCCGGCATGATAACAATTTTCGCCAACATCGTCCGCCAAGAGCACATCATCGGACTATGGCGTGGCATGGTGCCTTCGGTCGCCCGCTGCGTCCCTGGCGTGGGCTTATACTTCTCATCCCTCCACTGGCTGAAAGCTAAAATGGGGAAGACTAGGAATCAAGATCTGGGGGCGTTGGAAGCAGTGGCGCTGGGTGTTGTTGCGCGGAGTATGAGCGGTGTAGCGCTGATACCTATCACTGTGATTAAGACTAG ATACGAATCAGGCGTCTACAAATACACCAGCCTAACCGGAGCCCTGAAGGCAGTATACAAGGCGGAAGGCCTGCGGGGCCTGTCTTGCGGCCTCGGGCCCACGCTGGCAAGGGACGCTCCGTTCTCAGGGCTTTATCTCATGTTCTACACACAGGCTAAACAGGCTGTGCCTAAAG AATGGATGCAGTCTCCAACCGCCGCCAGTGCCATACACTTCACATGCGGCGTCGCAGCGGGCATAGCGGCGTCACTCGTCACCAACCCCGCCGATGTACTCAAAACCAAGATGCAACTGTACCCTGACAAGTTCCCTAACGCCTTCACCGCTGCTCTATACGTACATCAG ACATACGGCATCAAAGGCTACTTCAAAGGTGCAGTGCCCAGAATGCTCCGTCGCACTCTAACCGCCGCGATGGCCTGGACAGTATTTGAAGAGATCACGAGGTCTATAGGCCTCAAATGA